In the Candidatus Electrothrix rattekaaiensis genome, one interval contains:
- a CDS encoding HU family DNA-binding protein, producing MNKKELVEAMAGAADISKSAAEKALNGMLMSITEALSEGDKVTLVGFGTFSTAKRAARQAKNPQTGAVMEIPAKTVAKFKPGSKLSEAVK from the coding sequence ATGAACAAAAAAGAATTGGTTGAAGCTATGGCCGGAGCAGCTGACATCAGCAAATCAGCAGCAGAAAAAGCACTCAATGGTATGCTGATGAGTATTACAGAGGCTCTTTCTGAAGGTGACAAGGTCACACTGGTCGGATTTGGTACCTTCTCCACTGCCAAGCGTGCAGCACGACAGGCGAAAAACCCTCAAACAGGCGCGGTCATGGAAATTCCTGCAAAAACAGTGGCTAAGTTTAAACCGGGCAGCAAGCTCTCCGAGGCTGTCAAATAG
- a CDS encoding prepilin-type N-terminal cleavage/methylation domain-containing protein gives MKMNTLRKQANEKGFTLIELMIVIAIIGILAAVAIPNFIEYKNKSYCTATVNDVGAIGGALADYFAVPTNTTASTSYTAGVGGSRPTLTVGKDADGKYEANTLLLSASTTWKEGGIANQGAGAIKVRSSYVIFAEEGAGNCPVKVTSSDTHWIDPTSITAAGIPTPKKRASADNSVAYFKTL, from the coding sequence ATGAAAATGAATACCTTAAGAAAACAAGCAAACGAGAAAGGTTTTACCTTGATCGAGCTGATGATTGTTATCGCCATCATCGGTATTTTGGCAGCAGTTGCTATCCCGAACTTTATTGAGTACAAGAACAAATCGTATTGTACTGCAACCGTAAATGATGTTGGTGCGATCGGTGGTGCCTTGGCTGATTACTTTGCTGTTCCAACCAACACAACAGCGAGCACCAGCTATACAGCAGGAGTTGGTGGTTCTCGACCAACCCTGACTGTCGGTAAGGATGCTGATGGCAAATATGAAGCCAACACCCTGCTTCTGTCCGCTTCCACAACTTGGAAAGAAGGTGGTATTGCTAACCAAGGTGCTGGTGCAATCAAAGTGAGATCGAGTTATGTAATCTTTGCAGAAGAAGGTGCAGGTAACTGTCCGGTCAAGGTAACCTCCTCTGATACGCATTGGATTGATCCTACAAGTATTACTGCTGCTGGGATTCCTACCCCTAAGAAACGTGCAAGCGCAGATAACTCTGTTGCCTACTTCAAAACGCTGTAA
- a CDS encoding tetratricopeptide repeat protein produces MPSSYQRKLIFHPALIFCFCLLIYNNILDNGWHLDDSGNILHNTPLHITNLQPATLFNTFYAHPESTGKLYRPVANFTFALNWFFGQSSPVSYHLVDIFIHSLTAIMLYLSCVQLLNTPALRKKNRSQLHKHNIALLAAALWLAAPIHTSAVTYIVQRMAQLATLFSISTLFFYLRLRLSNNRLYQIIFFTCCLCCALLALGSKENTILLFPSLALIEGVFFFQFAKIQQFAQQKTKLFFLLFLLLSAGILFFSWDFIIAQANSYGHRNFTFQERMLTEPRILLFYLSQIFFPTASRLSIVHDITLSTSLFTPWQTLPAIICCIGLIFLAIIQVHRRPLLSFAILYYFLNHLVESTIIPLELIFEHRNLLPSLFLFLPLATFVVDIIDTKKKGVAVIAMLVCTVFLVQSGLATVKRNKAWKNAGTLSKDAVQKAPRDARARINLAGWYAQQKKYQKALQLCEEAEQRFTSEASLNTIIPIVRNQQGGIAYQIGQPEKALKYFQQAYSLRKDYRAAAEQLIAVLIELKHYDEAQQIITERYAQKEDPYLLLMEASVFLRQRKPANALASYRKAEFFYRNLSLVLMGKGKALAMQGDYSSAEALLSQAVQQRDQIAMLLQVENSLLTGKEQKASLQLTKLVQTIPLTHLLNNLHAAEKDPFQIPLDKDLLRQALLKTASRMLSKTSDKR; encoded by the coding sequence ATGCCATCATCATATCAAAGAAAACTGATATTCCATCCTGCTCTGATATTTTGCTTTTGCCTGCTTATCTACAATAATATTTTAGATAATGGCTGGCATCTTGATGATTCAGGCAATATCCTGCACAACACACCGCTACATATAACAAATCTCCAGCCTGCCACACTTTTCAACACGTTTTACGCCCACCCTGAATCCACAGGGAAACTTTATCGACCGGTTGCTAACTTCACTTTTGCCCTTAATTGGTTTTTCGGCCAAAGCAGCCCAGTCAGCTATCATCTTGTCGATATTTTTATTCATAGTCTCACAGCAATCATGCTCTACCTGAGCTGTGTCCAACTTCTTAATACCCCTGCACTCCGAAAAAAGAACCGCTCCCAATTACACAAACATAACATTGCCCTGCTTGCAGCTGCACTCTGGCTTGCTGCTCCCATCCATACTTCAGCAGTAACCTATATTGTCCAACGCATGGCTCAGCTTGCCACCTTATTTTCCATCAGTACTCTTTTTTTCTACCTTCGGCTACGATTAAGCAATAATAGATTGTACCAGATCATCTTTTTCACATGCTGCCTTTGTTGCGCCCTGCTTGCCTTGGGCAGTAAGGAAAATACTATCCTCCTTTTCCCTTCCCTTGCTCTCATAGAAGGTGTTTTTTTCTTTCAATTCGCCAAAATTCAACAATTCGCTCAACAAAAAACAAAACTTTTTTTTCTGCTTTTTCTCTTACTTTCTGCTGGAATACTTTTCTTCAGCTGGGATTTCATTATTGCCCAGGCCAATAGTTATGGGCATAGAAATTTCACTTTTCAGGAACGTATGCTGACAGAACCACGCATATTGCTCTTTTATCTCTCCCAAATTTTTTTTCCAACTGCGTCACGGCTTTCCATTGTCCATGATATAACGTTATCGACCTCATTATTTACTCCTTGGCAAACCTTACCAGCCATCATTTGCTGTATCGGATTAATTTTCCTCGCTATCATACAAGTCCATAGAAGACCTCTGCTTTCCTTTGCAATTTTATACTATTTTCTCAATCACCTTGTCGAATCAACGATTATTCCTTTGGAGCTCATTTTCGAACACAGAAACCTCCTTCCATCCCTTTTTCTCTTTCTGCCTCTTGCGACTTTCGTCGTGGATATCATTGATACAAAAAAAAAGGGGGTAGCTGTTATCGCGATGTTAGTCTGTACAGTTTTTTTAGTTCAATCAGGTCTTGCCACTGTCAAACGAAACAAAGCCTGGAAAAATGCTGGTACCCTGTCCAAAGATGCTGTTCAAAAAGCCCCTCGAGATGCAAGAGCACGAATCAATCTCGCTGGCTGGTATGCTCAGCAAAAGAAATATCAAAAGGCCCTTCAACTCTGTGAAGAAGCGGAACAACGTTTTACAAGTGAAGCTTCCCTGAATACAATCATCCCCATCGTGCGCAACCAACAGGGCGGCATAGCTTATCAAATCGGCCAACCTGAAAAAGCTCTGAAATACTTTCAACAGGCATACTCTCTCCGTAAGGACTACAGAGCAGCAGCTGAACAACTCATAGCTGTACTTATTGAACTGAAACACTATGACGAGGCCCAGCAAATTATTACTGAACGATATGCTCAGAAAGAAGATCCCTATCTCCTGCTGATGGAGGCATCTGTCTTTTTACGACAGAGAAAACCTGCCAATGCTCTAGCCTCTTACCGCAAGGCAGAATTTTTTTACCGGAATCTTTCTCTCGTTCTTATGGGAAAGGGAAAGGCGCTGGCCATGCAGGGGGACTATAGCAGCGCAGAAGCTCTGTTGAGCCAAGCTGTCCAACAACGCGATCAGATAGCTATGTTGCTTCAGGTTGAAAACAGTCTTCTTACAGGTAAGGAACAAAAAGCCTCTCTACAACTCACAAAGCTTGTTCAAACAATTCCTCTGACTCATCTACTCAATAATTTGCATGCAGCCGAGAAAGATCCATTTCAGATACCTCTTGACAAAGACTTGCTCCGGCAGGCTCTCTTAAAAACAGCTTCGCGGATGTTATCCAAAACAAGTGATAAAAGATAA
- a CDS encoding YitT family protein, giving the protein MHTGGNPQTLFLSPRQIIRDIGLLCLGGVLCAVGINSILIPHNFVTGGITGIALIVYKIFPSLDPGMIYFVLNLPLFALAWMAVGRRFFVYSILGTVALSVSLLFFHFDLQIEDRMLNALLAGVVLGTGAGLCLKTSGSQGGTDMLSVVLLKRFSIKIGNTLMVLNGLVLLLISVYYSIEAVLYTMIVVVVSSNVINLVVVGLSQRKAVFIISRHWDEISREILKDIRRGVTIIKGEGGYSRKEEKILYAVVQLTEIGTLKRLIHGIDPHAFVVISDTQEVINYRIGNQPHW; this is encoded by the coding sequence ATGCATACAGGTGGTAATCCACAGACCTTGTTTCTTTCTCCTCGGCAGATCATTCGGGATATCGGGCTGCTCTGTCTTGGCGGTGTTCTTTGCGCTGTCGGGATCAACAGTATTCTGATTCCTCATAACTTTGTTACCGGAGGGATCACCGGCATCGCTCTGATTGTCTATAAGATATTTCCTTCTCTTGATCCGGGGATGATTTATTTTGTCTTGAATCTGCCGCTTTTCGCCCTAGCCTGGATGGCGGTGGGGCGGCGTTTTTTTGTCTACAGCATCCTGGGCACGGTTGCGCTCAGTGTGTCGCTGCTGTTTTTTCATTTTGATCTCCAGATCGAAGACCGGATGCTGAACGCCCTGCTAGCCGGAGTGGTTCTTGGGACCGGAGCGGGACTCTGCCTGAAGACCTCGGGTTCGCAGGGGGGCACGGATATGCTTTCCGTTGTCCTGCTGAAGCGATTTTCCATCAAGATCGGCAACACCCTGATGGTGCTGAACGGTCTTGTTCTCCTCCTTATTTCTGTTTATTATTCCATTGAGGCGGTTCTGTACACCATGATTGTTGTTGTTGTCAGCTCCAATGTAATTAATCTGGTGGTGGTCGGTCTCAGTCAGCGCAAGGCTGTTTTCATCATCTCCCGTCATTGGGATGAGATTTCTCGGGAAATCCTCAAAGATATCCGGCGCGGCGTGACCATCATCAAAGGGGAGGGCGGGTACAGCCGCAAGGAAGAGAAAATCCTGTATGCTGTTGTCCAGCTCACGGAAATTGGCACGCTCAAGCGGCTCATTCACGGGATTGATCCTCATGCCTTTGTGGTGATCAGCGATACCCAGGAGGTCATTAATTACAGGATCGGGAATCAGCCGCACTGGTAA
- the rffA gene encoding dTDP-4-amino-4,6-dideoxygalactose transaminase → MPIPFNKPFIVGKELYYIAQAVLEGHIAGDGSFTQKCHALLENKFNAQKILLTHSCTAALEIAALLCDIQPGDEVILPSFTFVSTANAFCLRGAKPIFVDIRSDTLNIDEKLIEQAITERTKVIVPVHYAGVGCEMDSIMEIARRHDLFVVEDAAQGVSSQYKGKYLGTIGDLGTYSFHETKNFISGEGGALVINNERFIERAEIIREKGTNRSKFFRGEVDKYTWVDLGSSYLPSEIVAAFLYAQLEHIDTINQRRQKIFDYYQQGLQPLVDQGLLHVPHIPSTCNCNNHLFYILLPDEQTRDKLMYSLRTQSIYSVFHYVPLHLSHKGLSLAKNKVQLPITENISARLLRLPFYYELTYQDQQIVLEKIINFFCK, encoded by the coding sequence ATGCCAATACCATTCAACAAACCATTCATTGTGGGCAAAGAACTCTACTATATTGCCCAGGCAGTCCTGGAAGGGCATATTGCAGGGGATGGCTCATTTACGCAGAAGTGTCATGCACTTCTGGAAAATAAATTCAACGCTCAAAAAATCCTTCTCACCCATTCTTGTACGGCGGCCTTAGAAATAGCGGCCCTGCTCTGTGATATTCAGCCAGGGGATGAAGTTATACTCCCCTCATTCACCTTTGTCTCTACAGCAAATGCCTTCTGTCTAAGAGGTGCTAAGCCTATTTTCGTTGATATCAGGTCGGATACCCTCAATATAGATGAGAAGCTGATCGAACAGGCTATTACTGAACGCACCAAGGTAATCGTTCCGGTTCATTATGCAGGTGTCGGGTGCGAGATGGATAGTATCATGGAGATTGCACGACGACATGACCTGTTTGTGGTTGAGGATGCGGCCCAGGGTGTCAGTTCTCAATATAAAGGAAAGTATTTGGGGACAATTGGCGATCTGGGAACATACAGCTTCCATGAAACAAAAAATTTCATCTCAGGCGAAGGTGGAGCATTGGTTATCAACAACGAACGATTTATTGAACGGGCAGAAATAATTCGAGAGAAAGGAACAAATCGCAGCAAATTTTTTCGAGGCGAAGTGGATAAATATACTTGGGTGGATCTCGGTTCCTCCTATCTTCCTTCTGAAATTGTTGCTGCATTCTTATATGCCCAGTTAGAGCATATTGATACGATAAACCAACGACGCCAAAAAATTTTTGATTACTATCAACAAGGACTCCAGCCGCTCGTCGATCAGGGACTCCTTCATGTTCCCCATATTCCTTCTACATGCAACTGCAACAACCATCTTTTCTATATACTGCTACCTGACGAGCAGACTCGTGACAAGCTTATGTACTCTTTACGAACTCAAAGTATTTACTCTGTATTTCATTATGTCCCTCTGCATCTATCACATAAGGGCCTATCTCTGGCAAAAAATAAAGTTCAGTTGCCAATAACGGAAAACATAAGCGCACGCCTCCTCCGACTTCCATTCTATTATGAACTGACATACCAAGATCAACAAATCGTACTAGAAAAAATAATAAATTTTTTCTGCAAATAG
- a CDS encoding ATP-dependent sacrificial sulfur transferase LarE codes for MNNKAKQLRHLLSGFDRVGIAFSGGVDSSFLLRSALDVLGPDRVLVLHARSCLQKKQERERVDTWAERHGYPAATIQQRIIEINPLAWHNFVANPENRCYLCKKHLYSLFLAHLDHLHQEGIPSITTLLDGTNADDLRQGEAGRPGLRALAELGICTPLAACDLSKKEIRILSRNLGLDTADHPSSSCLATRIPHGVLITSECLHKIAGLEQVLEENGFTGCRVRLDTNAEQTVFVQLQKRHLEQLCSGSTRKHIVNQLKKKGVHKIFLDVEGR; via the coding sequence TTGAACAATAAGGCCAAACAACTCCGTCACCTTCTCTCCGGTTTCGACCGGGTGGGAATAGCCTTTTCCGGCGGAGTCGATTCCTCGTTTCTTCTTCGCTCCGCCCTTGATGTCTTGGGTCCAGACAGAGTCTTGGTACTCCATGCCCGCTCCTGCCTTCAAAAAAAACAGGAGCGGGAGCGTGTCGATACCTGGGCGGAACGGCACGGATACCCGGCAGCTACCATTCAACAACGGATCATCGAGATAAATCCACTGGCCTGGCATAATTTTGTTGCCAATCCGGAAAATCGCTGTTACCTCTGCAAGAAACACCTGTACTCTCTTTTTCTGGCGCACCTGGATCACCTGCATCAGGAAGGTATACCAAGTATAACAACCCTGCTGGACGGCACCAATGCCGATGATCTGCGTCAGGGAGAAGCTGGTCGCCCCGGATTACGAGCACTTGCCGAACTTGGCATCTGTACTCCGCTGGCAGCCTGCGACCTGAGCAAAAAGGAGATACGCATCCTGAGCCGAAACCTCGGTCTTGACACGGCTGACCACCCTTCATCGTCATGCCTTGCCACCAGGATTCCTCATGGGGTGCTCATTACTTCTGAGTGCCTTCATAAAATCGCCGGACTGGAGCAGGTACTGGAGGAGAACGGCTTTACCGGATGCCGGGTTCGTTTGGATACAAACGCGGAACAAACGGTTTTTGTGCAATTGCAAAAGAGGCACCTTGAGCAACTCTGCTCTGGTTCCACGAGAAAGCACATTGTCAATCAGCTGAAAAAGAAGGGTGTTCACAAGATTTTTCTTGACGTAGAAGGACGTTGA
- the rfbC gene encoding dTDP-4-dehydrorhamnose 3,5-epimerase, whose amino-acid sequence MKVRTTSLPDVLIIEPRVFGDDRGFFFESFNQRRWQEATGLNTTFVQHNHSSSRKNVLRGLHYQIQQPQGKLVRVIAGEVFDVAVDLRKNSPTLGQWTGEYLSADNKKQFWVPEGFAHGFLVLSEKAEFFYLATDYYASESERAIIWNDPDLNIDWPLQGEPCLSVKDSTACSFQDADLY is encoded by the coding sequence ATGAAGGTACGAACAACATCTCTTCCAGACGTCCTTATTATTGAACCCAGGGTCTTTGGTGACGACCGGGGCTTTTTTTTCGAGAGTTTCAATCAACGCCGCTGGCAGGAGGCGACCGGCCTGAACACTACCTTTGTTCAGCATAATCACTCTTCGTCTCGCAAAAATGTTCTGCGAGGCCTCCATTACCAAATTCAGCAGCCGCAAGGGAAACTCGTGCGGGTTATTGCGGGCGAGGTTTTTGACGTTGCTGTGGATCTGCGTAAAAATTCACCAACCTTAGGGCAATGGACGGGCGAATATCTGTCCGCTGATAACAAAAAGCAATTCTGGGTGCCGGAAGGCTTTGCCCACGGCTTCCTCGTCCTTTCTGAAAAAGCTGAGTTTTTTTATCTGGCGACAGATTATTATGCATCGGAGTCTGAGCGGGCTATTATATGGAATGATCCTGATCTCAACATCGACTGGCCTCTCCAGGGTGAGCCTTGCCTGTCTGTAAAAGACAGCACAGCGTGCTCATTTCAGGATGCGGATCTGTATTAA
- a CDS encoding homocysteine biosynthesis protein — MNKTYAEINARIKAGEAVVVTADEMVDIVRQEGPVEAARRIDVVTTGTFSTMCSSGAFLNFGQTNPTIKAQKVWINKVSAYAGLAAIDLYLGATEPTEGDPLNQVYPGEFRYGGGHIIEDLVAGKAVHLEAKAYPTDCYANTKCKKEITLAEMPHALLCNPRNGYQNYNCAVNLSDKIVYTYMGTLKPNCRNANYCSAGQLSPLLNDPLYRTIGIGTRIFLGGGVGYVTFQGTQHNPGAPRGENGVPTRPAGTIMVQGDLKQMSADWLRGVSLRGYGSSLAVGLGIPIPILNEEMAQFTGVSDEEIFTHVVDYGHDYTNGIARHYGKVSYAQLKSGEIEVAGKKVPTAPLSSLPGARKIAETLKQWIQEGKFHLGEPVDYLPSADFSFNPEK; from the coding sequence GTGAATAAAACCTACGCGGAAATCAACGCCCGGATCAAGGCGGGTGAAGCCGTGGTGGTCACAGCGGACGAGATGGTTGATATAGTTCGGCAGGAAGGCCCTGTTGAGGCGGCCCGCCGCATCGACGTGGTCACGACCGGCACCTTTTCCACGATGTGCTCCTCAGGTGCATTTCTGAACTTCGGTCAGACCAATCCGACCATCAAGGCCCAGAAGGTCTGGATCAACAAGGTATCCGCCTATGCCGGGCTGGCTGCTATTGATCTCTATCTAGGCGCGACTGAACCGACAGAGGGCGACCCACTCAATCAGGTCTACCCCGGTGAATTCCGCTACGGCGGCGGCCATATCATCGAAGATCTGGTGGCGGGCAAGGCCGTGCATCTGGAAGCCAAGGCATACCCCACGGACTGCTACGCCAACACCAAGTGCAAGAAAGAGATCACCTTGGCCGAGATGCCTCATGCCCTGCTCTGCAACCCCCGCAACGGGTATCAGAACTATAACTGCGCGGTCAATCTCTCGGACAAAATTGTCTATACGTATATGGGCACGCTCAAGCCTAACTGTCGCAATGCCAATTATTGCAGTGCAGGTCAACTCAGCCCCCTGCTCAACGACCCACTCTACCGCACCATCGGTATCGGCACCCGCATCTTTCTCGGTGGTGGTGTGGGCTATGTAACCTTTCAGGGCACGCAGCATAACCCAGGCGCACCGCGTGGCGAAAACGGGGTTCCGACCAGACCGGCAGGCACTATAATGGTCCAGGGCGACCTGAAACAAATGTCGGCGGACTGGCTTAGAGGGGTCAGCCTCCGGGGTTACGGTAGCTCCCTTGCTGTGGGCCTTGGGATCCCCATCCCCATCCTCAACGAGGAAATGGCCCAGTTCACCGGGGTTTCGGACGAGGAAATCTTCACCCATGTGGTGGACTACGGTCATGACTACACCAACGGTATTGCCCGCCATTACGGCAAAGTTAGCTATGCTCAGCTCAAGAGTGGCGAGATAGAGGTGGCAGGCAAAAAGGTACCGACCGCCCCGCTCTCTTCGCTGCCGGGTGCCCGTAAGATTGCAGAAACTCTCAAGCAATGGATTCAGGAAGGAAAATTCCATCTTGGCGAGCCGGTTGATTATTTACCGAGTGCTGATTTTTCTTTTAACCCGGAAAAATAA
- the rfbB gene encoding dTDP-glucose 4,6-dehydratase, with the protein MDKTVLVTGGCGFIGANFIRLLLETQHTWQIINLDKLTYAGNLHNLEGVSKHPNYRFVRGDICEQTLLDKLFQEEQIDTVVHFAAESHVDRSITGPAEFIRTNITGTFTLLEAAKKQWLDSEQKDEQCRFLHVSTDEVYGSLGATGFFTEQTPYDPRSPYSASKASSDHLVRAYFHTYGLPVLMTNCSNNYGPYQFPEKLIPLMLNNGMQEKELPVYGDGGNVRDWLYVQDHCEAIVRVVEQGRLGEAYNIGGHNEKNNLQVVELLCDMLDEKLGLLPSGKPRRTLITFVKDRLGHDRRYAIDADKIDRELGWTPKYTFEQGIEKTVAWYLDNQEWMESVMDGSYQEYYTKMYGK; encoded by the coding sequence ATGGATAAAACTGTATTAGTTACTGGCGGCTGCGGATTTATCGGCGCAAATTTTATCCGCCTCCTCCTTGAGACGCAACACACTTGGCAAATTATCAATCTCGACAAACTGACCTATGCCGGAAACCTGCATAATCTTGAGGGCGTGAGCAAGCATCCCAACTATCGTTTTGTCCGAGGTGACATCTGCGAGCAAACCCTTCTGGACAAACTCTTCCAGGAAGAGCAGATTGACACGGTGGTTCATTTCGCTGCCGAGTCCCATGTTGACCGCTCCATAACCGGGCCAGCCGAGTTCATTCGAACAAATATCACCGGCACCTTTACTCTGCTTGAAGCGGCTAAAAAGCAATGGCTGGATAGCGAGCAAAAGGATGAACAATGCCGTTTCCTCCATGTGAGCACGGATGAGGTCTATGGCTCTCTGGGAGCAACCGGTTTTTTCACCGAACAAACCCCGTATGATCCCCGCTCGCCCTATTCTGCGTCCAAAGCATCCTCGGATCATCTGGTGCGGGCCTATTTTCATACCTATGGTCTGCCTGTCCTGATGACCAACTGTTCCAATAATTATGGTCCCTATCAATTCCCGGAAAAGCTGATTCCCCTCATGCTCAATAACGGCATGCAGGAAAAAGAGCTGCCGGTCTATGGGGACGGCGGCAATGTGCGTGATTGGCTCTATGTACAGGATCATTGCGAGGCCATTGTCCGGGTCGTTGAGCAGGGAAGATTAGGGGAAGCTTATAATATAGGTGGGCATAACGAAAAAAACAATCTCCAGGTCGTGGAGCTGCTCTGCGATATGCTGGATGAAAAACTCGGTCTTCTCCCCTCTGGAAAACCCCGACGTACATTGATCACCTTTGTCAAAGATCGCCTCGGGCATGATCGTCGCTATGCCATTGATGCGGACAAAATTGATCGGGAACTCGGCTGGACACCCAAATACACCTTTGAACAGGGCATTGAAAAAACCGTCGCTTGGTACCTAGATAATCAGGAATGGATGGAATCGGTTATGGATGGTTCCTACCAGGAATATTATACAAAGATGTACGGCAAGTAA
- a CDS encoding type II toxin-antitoxin system VapC family toxin — MIILDTHAWLWWISNPEKLGAGAASAIEQAMDQNGILLSSISTWEIALLVAKGRLALSIDVHDWVRKTESLPFVRFMPVDNTVALRSVDLPGAFHADPADRIITATALTTGLPLVTKDGKIQACSFVQTIWD; from the coding sequence ATGATCATTCTGGATACCCATGCCTGGCTCTGGTGGATCAGTAACCCGGAAAAACTCGGTGCAGGTGCCGCCTCCGCTATAGAGCAGGCAATGGATCAAAACGGTATCCTTCTTTCTTCCATCTCCACGTGGGAAATTGCCCTGCTCGTTGCCAAAGGAAGGCTGGCTCTGTCCATAGATGTACACGACTGGGTGCGCAAAACAGAAAGCCTCCCCTTTGTCCGCTTTATGCCGGTGGACAACACTGTCGCCCTTCGTTCCGTTGACCTGCCCGGAGCATTTCATGCCGACCCGGCAGACCGTATCATTACCGCCACAGCACTCACCACAGGTCTGCCCCTGGTAACCAAGGACGGGAAAATCCAGGCCTGTTCTTTTGTTCAGACGATCTGGGATTGA
- a CDS encoding type II toxin-antitoxin system HicB family antitoxin, whose translation MNAMTYKGYAASIEYNENDGCFVGHITGIRDRVGFHGESVAELKAAFQEAVEDYLETCAVVGKKPQKPYSGKLTLRIQPELHAAIATAAQVNGQNIQQWISRTLAHASRI comes from the coding sequence ATGAACGCAATGACATATAAAGGCTATGCCGCCAGTATTGAGTACAACGAAAATGACGGATGCTTTGTCGGACATATTACAGGCATCAGGGATCGGGTCGGTTTTCACGGCGAATCCGTTGCCGAACTGAAAGCCGCCTTTCAGGAAGCAGTGGAAGATTACCTTGAAACATGCGCCGTTGTCGGTAAAAAACCGCAGAAACCTTATTCCGGCAAATTAACCCTCCGTATTCAGCCGGAACTTCATGCCGCAATCGCGACAGCGGCTCAAGTCAACGGCCAAAACATACAGCAATGGATTTCGCGAACTTTGGCACATGCTTCGCGAATATAA
- a CDS encoding prepilin-type N-terminal cleavage/methylation domain-containing protein: MKLNTLRAQANEKGFTLIELMIVIAIIGILAAVAIPNFIEYKNKSYCTATVNDVGAIGGALADYFAVPTNTTASTSYTPGAGGARPTLNIGKDADGKYKANTLLLSASTTFKETNIDGQGAGAIKKGSSYFIWAEEGAGNCPVKVTSSDTHWIAPDGIQRSGLYLPPVQAQMLLLPTSRRCNYPLSETSKPAVFSRL, from the coding sequence ATGAAACTGAATACATTAAGAGCCCAAGCCAACGAAAAAGGTTTCACCTTGATTGAGCTGATGATCGTTATCGCCATCATCGGTATTTTGGCAGCAGTTGCTATCCCGAACTTTATCGAGTACAAGAACAAGTCTTATTGTACTGCAACCGTAAATGACGTTGGTGCAATCGGTGGTGCTCTGGCTGATTACTTTGCTGTCCCCACCAACACGACAGCGAGCACCAGCTATACCCCAGGAGCTGGTGGTGCTCGACCAACCCTGAATATCGGTAAGGATGCTGATGGCAAATATAAAGCCAACACCCTGCTTCTGTCCGCTTCCACAACTTTCAAAGAGACTAATATTGACGGACAAGGTGCTGGTGCAATCAAAAAGGGATCCAGTTATTTTATCTGGGCAGAAGAAGGTGCAGGTAACTGTCCGGTCAAGGTAACCTCCTCTGATACGCATTGGATTGCTCCTGATGGTATTCAAAGGTCGGGATTATACTTGCCCCCCGTACAGGCGCAGATGCTCCTGTTGCCTACTTCAAGACGCTGTAATTATCCTCTATCAGAAACATCAAAGCCTGCTGTTTTCAGCAGACTTTGA
- a CDS encoding type II toxin-antitoxin system HicA family toxin codes for MDYHLYAYEQYQKQTLGIPFRTHEVYHLNFNQLTIQTTTKTTKNGKRLACNAGSGIVEYFNMLKPLSMGCKQKITNERVETAPVNAKHKKTLAAIFSEPVPKQLAWKKIESLLTAAGADLIEGKGSRVRFHKDGEIATFHRPHPKKEAKPYQIRDARDFLARIGVTHERNDI; via the coding sequence GTGGATTACCACCTGTATGCATATGAACAATACCAAAAACAAACCCTCGGCATACCTTTCCGGACACACGAGGTTTATCATCTCAATTTCAATCAGTTAACCATACAAACTACAACAAAAACAACAAAAAACGGAAAACGTTTGGCGTGCAATGCAGGTTCAGGTATAGTAGAATATTTCAACATGCTAAAACCATTAAGCATGGGTTGCAAACAAAAAATAACAAATGAAAGGGTTGAAACGGCACCAGTGAATGCAAAACATAAAAAAACACTTGCCGCGATCTTCAGTGAACCTGTTCCGAAACAGCTGGCCTGGAAAAAAATAGAGTCTCTCCTGACAGCAGCGGGTGCCGATCTTATTGAAGGAAAGGGTTCGCGTGTCAGGTTTCATAAAGACGGTGAGATAGCGACCTTTCACAGACCTCACCCAAAAAAAGAGGCAAAGCCGTATCAGATTAGAGATGCGCGTGATTTTCTGGCCAGAATTGGAGTGACACATGAACGCAATGACATATAA